One segment of Schistocerca nitens isolate TAMUIC-IGC-003100 chromosome 3, iqSchNite1.1, whole genome shotgun sequence DNA contains the following:
- the LOC126248385 gene encoding keratin-associated protein 4-7-like gives MTRPLPNANWCLPPPSACYRPVSAAARCLPPPGVCYHLLFVAAWCLLLPSACRHLVLPTVQYLPPPCTCHHPVPAATWCLPPPSACHRPMPAATWCLPLRSASRCLVPATTRCLSLPCACCRKGACHHLVPAAAQYLSLPGACYHLVPGAAPCLLPRGACCHLVPAAAQCLSLPGACYHPVPGIAPCLPPPSACQRLSVVQFWRTPYVLFGERITT, from the coding sequence ATGACCCGCCCGTTGCCTAACGCCAACTGGTGCCTGCCGCCGCCCAGTGCCTGCTACCGCCCAGTATCTGCCGCTGCCAGGTGCCTGCCGCCGCCTGGAGTCTGCTACCACCTGTTGTTTGTCGCTGCCTGGTGCCTGCTACTGCCCAGTGCCTGCCGCCACCTGGTGCTTCCCACTGTCCAGTACTTGCCACCACCCTGTACCTGCCACCACCCGGTGCCTGCCGCCACCTGGTGCCTGCCACCGCCTAGTGCCTGCCACCGCCCAATGCCTGCCGCCACCTGGTGCCTGCCGCTGCGTAGTGCCAGTCGCTGCCTTGTGCCTGCTACCACCCGGTGCCTTTCGCTGCCCTGTGCTTGCTGCCGCAAAGGTGCCTGCCACCACCTGGTGCCTGCCGCTGCCCAGTACCTGTCACTGCCCGGTGCCTGCTACCACCTGGTGCCTGGCGCTGCCCCGTGCCTGCTTCCACGTGGTGCCTGCTGCCACCTGGTGCCTGCCGCTGCCCAGTGCCTGTCACTACCTGGTGCCTGCTACCACCCAGTACCTGGCATTGCCCCGTGCCTACCACCACCCAGTGCCTGCCAGCGCTTGTCGGTTGTTCAGTTTTGGAGAACGCCTTATGTCCTTTTTGGAGAGAGAATAACgacatga
- the LOC126248389 gene encoding neurogenic locus notch homolog protein 4-like, which yields MADHRAVPATTWCLLLPGASYHPVPGASPCLPPPGACRHLVPATAQCLSLPAAWCLPSPGACRCPVSATTQCLPPPSACHCPGTETTWCLPAPRACRCLIPAKTWSLEGPCACRRTGPAATWCLLPPSTCHCPVPAAAQYLAPPSACRHLVPSTAQCLSLSGASYQLVPGTAPCLQLPGACRHMCLPPPRACHRPVPATSQCLPPHSASHCPVPAATLCLLLPSAFRCLVPATTWGLALPRACRRPVPAATWCFPLSSTCHRPVPAAAQCLPPPGPFHCSVSVPVWSLLPTGAWRCPVPAAARCLPAHGDCRHPVPVVAWCLLPTGAWHCPVFPPPSACHHLEPAPPSACHLPVPATSQCLSLSSACRRIVPAAAQCLSLPGACYHLGPGAATCLPPPGACCHLVLPTVQYLPLPSACRRPVPATTQWLLPPGACLHLVPATAQCLPPPNACRHLVPATAQCLSLPGACYEPVPGPASCLRPPHGYRHLVPAAAQFLPPPSACRRPVPATAQGLRPYGACRRPVPVAAWFPLKPGAWRGPVPATARVLPTPGACRRPVPGTAQCLRHMVPSTAQCLSLSGASYQPVPGAAPCLQLLSACHLTVPPTVQCLPPPCACRCPVPFAAWCLLPSGAWRCHVPAATRCLLPPGASHCPVPATAQCLPPSSACHHPVPAATWCLPLHSASCCLVPATTRCLALSRACCRKVFATTWCLPLPSACHCQVPATSRCLVLPHACSRQVPAATWCFPLSCTCHHPVPAAAWCLPPPGACHRLVPATAQCLPPTGACRCVPATTWCLPLPSTCHCPVPATTWCLALPRACFHVVLAATWCLPLPSACHYLVPATTQYLTLPRAYHHPVPATAQCLPAPGASRCTVPVTALCLLRPGAWRCP from the exons ATGGCCGACCACCGCGCAGTGCCTGCCACCACCTGGTGCCTGCTGCTGCCTGGTGCCTCCTACCACCCGGTGCCTGGCGCTTCCCCGTGCCTGCCGCCGCCCGGTGCCTGCCGCCACCTGGTGCCTGCCACTGCCCAGTGCCTGTCGCTGCCTG CTGCCTGGTGCCTGCCGTCACCTGGTGCCTGCCGCTGCCCAGTTTCTGCCACCACCCAGTGCCTGCCGCCGCCCAGTGCCTGCCACTGCCCAGGGACTGAGACCACATGGTGCCTGCCGGCGCCCCGTGCCTGTCGCTGCCTGATTCCCGCTAAAACCTGGAGCCTGGAAGGGCCCTGTGCTTGCCGCCGCACGGGTCCTGCCGCTACCTGGTGCCTGCTGCCGCCCAGTACCTGCCACTGCCCAGTGCCTGCCGCCGCCCAGTACCTGGCACCGCCCAGTGCCTGCCGCCACCTGGTGCCTTCCACTGCCCAGTGCCTGTCCCTGTCTGGAGCCTCCTACCAACTGGTGCCTGGCACTGCCCCATGCCTGCAGCTGCCCGGTGCCTGCCGGCACATG TGCCTGCCACCACCTAGAGCCTGCCACCGCCCAGTGCCTGCCACCTCCCAGTGCCTGCCACCGCACAGTGCCTCCCACTGTCCAGTGCCTGCCGCCACCTTGTGCCTGCTGCTGCCCAGTGCCTTTCGCTGCCTGGTGCCTGCTACCACCTGGGGCCTGGCGCTGCCACGTGCCTGCCGCCGCCCGGTGCCTGCTGCCACCTGGTGCTTCCCGCTGTCCAGTACCTGCCACCGCCCAGTGCCTGCCGCTGCCCAGTGCCTGCCGCCACCTGGTCCCTTCCACTGCTCAGTGTCTGTTCCTGTCTGGAGCCTCCTACCAACCGGTGCCTGGCGCTGCCCTGTGCCTGCAGCCGCCCGGTGTCTGCCGGCACATGGTGACTGCCGCCACCCAGTGCCTGTAGTTGCCTGGTGCCTGCTACCAACTGGTGCCTGGCACTGCCCCGTTTTTCCGCCCCCCAGTGCTTGCCACCACCTAGAGCCTGCGCCGCCCAGTGCCTGCCACCTCCCAGTGCCTGCCACCTCACAGTGCCTCTCACTGTCCAGTGCCTGTCGCCGCATTGTGCCTGCCGCTGCCCAGTGCCTTTCGCTGCCTGGTGCCTGCTACCACCTGGGGCCTGGCGCTGCCACGTGCCTGCCGCCGCCCGGTGCCTGCTGCCACCTGGTGCTTCCCACTGTCCAGTACCTGCCACTGCCTAGTGCCTGCCGCCGTCCAGTGCCTGCCACCACCCAGTGGCTGCTGCCGCCCGGTGCTTGCCTCCACCTGGTGCCTGCCACCGCCCAGTGCCTGCCCCCGCCCAATGCTTGCCGCCACCTGGTGCCTGCCACTGCCCAGTGCCTGTCGCTGCCTGGTGCCTGCTACGAACCAGTGCCTGGCCCTGCCTCGTGCCTGCGGCCACCTCATGGCTACCGCCACCTGGTGCCTGCCGCCGCCCAGTTCCTGCCACCGCCCAGTGCCTGCCGCCGCCCAGTGCCTGCCACTGCCCAGGGCCTGAGACCATATGGTGCCTGCCGGCGCCCCGTTCCTGTCGCTGCTTGGTTCCCTCTAAAACCTGGAGCCTGGCGGGGCCCTGTGCCTGCCACCGCACGGGTCCTGCCGACACCTGGTGCCTGCCGCCGCCCAGTACCTGGCACCGCCCAGTGCCTGCGCCACATGGTGCCTTCCACTGCCCAGTGCCTGTCCCTGTCTGGAGCCTCCTACCAACCAGTGCCTGGCGCTGCCCCGTGCCTGCAGCTGCTCAGTGCCTGCCACCTCACAGTGCCTCCCACTGTCCAGTGCCTGCCGCCACCTTGTGCCTGCCGCTGCCCAGTGCCTTTCGCTGCCTGGTGCCTGCTACCATCTGGGGCCTGGCGCTGCCACGTGCCTGCCGCCACCCGGTGCCTGCTGCCACCTGGTGCTTCCCACTGTCCAGTACCTGCCACCGCCCAGTGCCTGCCGCCGTCCAGTGCCTGCCACCACCCAGTGCCTGCCGCCACCTGGTGCCTGCCGCTGCACAGTGCCAGTTGCTGCCTTGTGCCTGCTACCACCCGGTGCCTGGCGCTGTCCCGTGCCTGCTGCCGCAAGGTGTTTGCCACCACCTGGTGCCTGCCGCTGCCCAGTGCCTGTCACTGCCAGGTGCCTGCTACCTCCCGGTGCCTGGTGCTGCCCCATGCCTGCAGCCGCCAGGTGCCTGCCGCCACCTGGTGCTTCCCGCTGTCCTGCACCTGCCACCACCCAGTGCCTGCCGCTGCCTGGTGCCTGCCGCCACCTGGTGCCTGCCACCGCCTAGTGCCTGCCACCGCCCAATGCCTGCCGCCAACTGGTGCCTGCCGCTGC GTGCCTGCCACCACCTGGTGCCTGCCGCTGCCCAGTACCTGTCACTGCCCGGTGCCTGCTACCACCTGGTGCCTGGCGCTGCCCCGTGCCTGCTTCCACGTGGTGCTTGCTGCCACCTGGTGCCTGCCGCTGCCCAGTGCCTGTCACTACCTGGTGCCTGCTACCACCCAGTACCTGACATTGCCCCGTGCCTACCACCACCCAGTGCCTGCCACCGCCCAGTGCCTGCCGGCACCTGGTGCCTCCCGCTGCACAGTGCCTGTCACTGCCTTGTGCCTGCTACGACCCGGTGCCTGGCGCTGCCCGTGA